The Arachis hypogaea cultivar Tifrunner chromosome 14, arahy.Tifrunner.gnm2.J5K5, whole genome shotgun sequence DNA window TAAAGTATGTGTCAAGTTGCTTGGATCGTATTTTGTTGCCTCAAACAGAGTTGCTCCATCTGTCTCCACCTCCATTGGAAGAGCTTCTGCTGCCAGTCTCTCTGTCGCTGGAGCTGTGTCTCTCTTCCATCGTCCAGGTAGCTAGGTTGCCCTCATCCCTCTCCCTATTCcattctgtttttattttaaaaaaaaatcctaacccCTTTTTTAAACTACCATTCAAGTCCACCACTGCTTCTGGTTCCTCTGCCCATGACAAATTagagatgaagaacaagaaaACAAAGCTATGTTAGCTGTGCATGTCGCGAAAAATAGCCTATAGCGACCATGATGGAAGTTCTACTATCAATGATGTTATTGCTAAAAAGGAAAagggtattttattttattcaaaatagaatttttttaatttttcaaaaatttatttatttactactaAAGaaatattattctaattttttttctaaatttgttttatttttgttttttatgaatgTTGAGGTAGGTCTACAAAAAATGCGTTGGTCTTTAAAAGTTGATTGATATAAGGATGTGATAAATAGTTTTAGATTTAGTTTAAATTATATTCCTGGATTAATAATAGCTAAATGTCAATTAATGTTTGATGTGGCTGGTTAATTGATTTTGTATGTGGTTATATTTGGCTGATGTTatggattttaaattttgtatgtGGTTGATTGATTTGTGTATAATTTGACTGCATATTATAAATCTTTATGTGATAATTTAAGGCAAAAAAATACATATTGGATAACCTCAACAACACCGCTCAGAAACACCAAGTATGTATATGAAGTTCTCCATCTTAATCCTATACTGATAAATGACAATAGtatagtatattatttctaataaaaaaataaatatcctattaataaaatttagacaATATTAATTTAAACAATACTAATCCATATACATAATTTATCACTTTCTCATgtaggcatatatatatatatatatatatatatatatattctattttgttCATACTAATTAAATCTTTGACTTGAAATGAACTCTCTCAACTTAGAGAATTTGAGCTGCTAAAGGCTGTTCATTTGGAACTAATTTCCTTTGACATAGAGAGAGATTTAATAACCCCAACATTCAAGTTGAAGAGACCACAGTTACTCAAGTATTATAAGGTTTGTCTTCAAGACGTGATCAATATTTCATAACTCTGTTTCACTTCAAACCTTACAAGGTTTTAGTGGTTTGcttgttttttgttatttattttaacaCCTTTATATTCTGATATGATTTAGAATTTGAACAAGCCTATAAATATAAATTGGTTTTTAGCTTCCCTGTATCTGAATTCGAGGCCTATCTATGAATTACAATGAAATGTTCGACAGTTTGAGTGCCTCAATTTGATAAATTAATGTTACTATACAAACATGTGTAGAATCATATTGATGAACTATACAAGGAAGCAAAGGAAATAAAAGTGTGAACTATATAACAAGAGGGTACCCTATAGTCCTACATTATGCTCTGATAGTAACTTTTATCAATTGTGTTAGAAACCATTTGGTTTCTTGTAAATATATGTTTATGAATGAACACTATGTAAGTGATAAACAAAATTTAGTTgtcattatttttaaattgttagtttagaaattattaaattaagtTTACCATCGAATTTACTGTCGattaaatccgtcggtaattattaataataaacaatttattaccgtcggatttatcggGAGAAAAATTCGATGATAACAAGCTCTAAAAATTTTGCAACTAAAGGTTTGTATCCGTCGCTAAATTTGTCGACAATTAGCGACGGACAAAAAATTTTGACGGTAAATAATTATTGACGAGATTTATACTGCAAATTTATTCCGCTATTAAATCCAACGATAAACAGGTTAGTgtcagatttttttaataaatttgatgGTGAATCTGacgatatttaatatttttcttgtagtgtagaaAACGAAGAGAGAGAGGGATAAGGAGAGACGTTGGATAGGGAGAAGAAGGGAAAATAATTAACGACCAAGAGGGAGAGGCAGAGAAGGGGAACAAAAGCAGCAAATCTAGATGAGAAAAAAAAGTAgtcgaaattaaaagaaaaaggaaatagaaaaaaattatgaataattaatATGTTAGGACGATGTTGTAAATATGAAAATATGATGAAGAtaaattaatagtataaaaaaagtgtatatgtataaaatttgtgTCACAATATATAAAACAAAGACACCAAATAATTAAAGAGATGTATTTTGTGGATAATTGTgtgctattgtatttttaaaaattatgtctCAACAAACAAACGATTAACATGTATATATACCACTTTATTTTTATCTCTTGTGGATATAAACTCTAATCAAACACTATCTAATTTATCTAGTCTAGTATATTCGATAGGAGAATTGCTACATATTATAGTTTATGcaaattgtttaaaattttttaaggccCTTAAGTTCACCTCTGAATATTAGTTTAGTTATTGtatctaattttcttttttggcTAATACTATTAACTAAATTAGTGattgatttttaatatttatgtatagaatatgattttttaattcaaaaaatagacaaaagtacACTCGAATTTTTACACGGTAGACAGATGTACTCTTCAATTTTTTAATGAGCCATTTGCACAAACGAATATAAAATTCCATTGTCAACTCTACCTTTTTGTGGCCTGATTAATTTTTTCGGTAGTGGTGGAGGTTAGGTGGCACGGTATTGTGTGATGTGGCCAATTTGAGGTGACACAGTGGAAAATAGAATTAttacattattaaatttattataaatataagaaAAGGGTACAATGGAACCActgttcatcctcttccttctccAATTCCTTCGAACTCTAAGAACTTTAACACAGAGTGGAAAAAAATTCTTCGTTCATTCTCTTCATTTTTCTCTATACATCTTCTTCTTGTCTGTTGTAATAGGGGTTTGTaaactctaatgtatcaaaatgtCACACTCTTAAAGAAGGAAGAATATACCTCATGCTTGTTCTAGTGGTCGTGGTGGCTCGTCTTCTGCCCCAAAaaataggaagaagaagaagaagttcgacTACAATAATGGCAAGTGTCTGCATGGACTTGACGCAGTGGTGCTTAAGTCTGCTACAGAGTGAAACCCTAGAAGATTGTTTCTTCGTTGAGGTATGAGAAttctgattttgtttatgaatcaGAGGAATCAGGCTCCACACGAGGAACAAAGATCTTTGGTGCCTCATTTCTTCCTCCTCGCACAAACCTTTGACCAGTCGGTGATGGCCTCTTATTTGATGCTCTTCTGTTCTTCTGACTATTCTTAGATTGCTAGGAACCATTAGGAGGTGGGACTTCTGCTTCACTTTGCTGCTGGATTATGTTTCAGTTGATGTTTGAATTTCGGGTTGTGGCATTGATTGGGTTGTAGAATCAGGATTGGGAGATGCTAGCTTATGAGTTTGATTGCAACTTTGGTTAGTTTTTTTTCTCCCTATGCTAGAGTTCGAAGGAATtgaagaaggaagaggatgaacagTGGCTCCATTATGCCCTTTTCTTATAAATATTTCAACAAATTTCATAATgtaatgtttttattttccacCATGTCACCTCAAATTGGCCCATCACACAATACCGTGCCATCTGGCCTCTACCACCGTCAGAAGGGTAGAATTAACAACCGAGTTTTATATTCGTGTGTGCAAATGACTCATTAAAAAATCGGAAAAGCTCTACATCTATGTAAAAATTATAAGGATGGTATCCAAGTACCTTCCACTCCACGCGTTTTTCTCCACACACACACTTGTTTGTTTTATATGCGCCTCATATAACGTATATAACGTAATCCTTATTTTGTGTGATCAACCTTTCTCAACGTAAACCTTTCCATATAATGTAATCTAagtaccttcttcttcttcttcttctctattcgcgttcttcttcttgttcttcttcttgttcttcttcctaTTCTCCTTCGTCTTCTTCAtcctaattaaatttgttattctcCTCTATTCgcgtttttcttctctgcattaTGGATCTGGATTGACTTCAACATAATTAGATTTTTCGttcattttcttctttgtttttttcttcgATATGCACTtctgaattgaaacaatgaatgaatcaacttcaaatcagttgaatgagtgcgATTTGGATAATTCTTCCAAAATGTATCAATTTGATGaagtttggattattgaattttgaatctaATTCAATGGAAtgaaaattgctaattttatttgaagtgaattgaatggactgaggtgatctatatctgaattgaattgaattgaattgataatatgtaactgtGAGTAACTGTGAGTGTGAGTAACTGTGAGTAACTTTTTAGTTCTGTAAGTACTAAAGAGTTGATTCACCATGTGCATGTGTTCGGTTCCGTATGTAGAAAGGAGTAAAAAAAATTAGACGAATATATTCTGTTTTGTTCCCTAAGCACTATATAATTCTTTCAATGTAATtaagatttcggttcaccatAATTAAGATTTTGGTTCACCATGCAAACCAGCTGTGTTGTTGATGAAAAATTTGTCCCAAAGGTGGGAATGAttttcaagacactagaagaagctAGAAAGTTCTACAAACATTATTCTAAACTTGCCGGTTTTTCTAcgaaaataaggaacacgacTCGGGACAGAGaaaagattaagaatcaactaattgtATGCTCTAGAGAGGGGAGGTGGAAATCCAAGATATCTCCAACTTTGAACACAAACCCTTCAGCTGGGTTAAATTGTCCAGCTAGAATTTACGTACACATAATGAAGGATGTTGGTCTTTGGACAATTTCCAAAGTTGTTTTGAATCACTCACACCCTTGTTGTCTAGACCAGCCTgagatgctcaaacaacacagggAGCTTAGCATGTTTGTGCGTCGCACCATCGAAACCTACGAAGAAGCCAGAATCAGAccgagcaaaacttaccaatcatttgtggcAGCAGCTGGCAGCCACCGTGAACTagattttattgaaaaagatgtgaggaattacatcacaAGAGAAGTACGGAATATTTCCGAAGAAGacgatgccaaagaatttggAAAGTACCtagtaagaatgaaagagaaaaaccaaAATTTCTTCTTTGAGCTCAACCTTGAAGGCGATCACTGCATTAAACATGCATTCTGGGCTGATGCAAGAAGCAGGGATGCATTTGATTATTTCGGAGACAtggtttcatttgacaccacctataACACAAACAAGTATTCAGTTctttcaaatatatttttgatgTTCAGTGAGTGTATATATTTCGGTTCACCACCGTGTGCTTGTTATTTATGCAGGTACAATTTGGTTTTAGGTTCTTTTGTGGGCGTGAATCACCACGGCCAGTCGACACTTCTTGGATACGCGCTGATGAAAAATGAGGACTtccaatcattcaaatggctGGCTACGTTTCATGGGAGCGAAGGCACCAAAAGGTATTCTTACCGATCGATGTGCATCAATTCAAAGGGCAATTGAGCTATGCATGCCAACAATAATTCACCGCTGGTGCATCTGGCACATTATAAAGAAGATCCCAAGCAAATTAAATCGCTACAAGGGACACAACGAAATTGAATAAGagatgagccatgttgtttggaactcgtaCACAAAAGAAGCATTTGACAGAAACTGGATCTATTTCCTTAGAAAGTACGGCCTCGAaggcaacaagtggctttcaggtaattgagatttcaattcaaattatttttatgctCATATCTTTTTTTCTCAAAGCATGCACTATTTTCGGTTCACCAGACCTTATGGGTTCGGTTTGGTTTGCAGAGCTATACGAGGATTGGCATATATGGATTCCGGTTTACTTGGATCACCACTTTTGggccgggatgagaagcacacaaagaagtgagagcatgcattcatttttcaacaagttcatcacaTGGAATATCTCCTTGAGACAATTCTTGAATCAATACGACAATTGTCTAGCAAGCAAAGAGCAAGAAGAGAGAGAATTccatgctgcagattttcacaccGTGATACTGTGCGCAAAAAAATTAGCAATAGAGACACAGTTGCAGCATGTATATACCCATGAGAAGTTCAGGGAAGTTCAAGCTCAATTCAGAGGTAAAGTGAACTGTATCACAAGATCAATACATTCCACCCTAGGTTTCACAACATATGAAGTCATAGAGCAAGTTTCCAACTCtacattcaacaagtttgtcgTCACCTATGACGCAGTATCACGAGATGTAAAGTGCCATTGGTTTCTATTTGAGTCTAGGGGCATATTTTGCCGCCATTCCTTAAGCGTCCTAAGCTTTGAGCGAGTGGATAACGTGGCACCGAAATACATATTGGAATGTtggagcaagaacataaagaggaggcaTACA harbors:
- the LOC112742842 gene encoding protein FAR-RED IMPAIRED RESPONSE 1-like, whose translation is MQTSCVVDEKFVPKVGMIFKTLEEARKFYKHYSKLAGFSTKIRNTTRDREKIKNQLIVCSREGRWKSKISPTLNTNPSAGLNCPARIYVHIMKDVGLWTISKVVLNHSHPCCLDQPEMLKQHRELSMFVRRTIETYEEARIRPSKTYQSFVAAAGSHRELDFIEKDVRNYITREVRNISEEDDAKEFGKYLVRMKEKNQNFFFELNLEGDHCIKHAFWADARSRDAFDYFGDMVSFDTTYNTNKYNLVLGSFVGVNHHGQSTLLGYALMKNEDFQSFKWLATFHGSEGTKRNWIYFLRKYGLEGNKWLSASKEQEEREFHAADFHTVILCAKKLAIETQLQHVYTHEKFREVQAQFRGKVNCITRSIHSTLGFTTYEVIEQVSNSTFNKFVVTYDAVSRDVKCHWFLFESRGIFCRHSLSVLSFERVDNVAPKYILECWSKNIKRRHTHINSRQDEPLLGPRSKRFDELVFRSHNICEFTSESEELTGISHRAFDKVMAEMEEYQERSKRKSLLTHEEATLSSVNDLQSPPHVKIRGQPKNRLGSNLEKKISNAMKKKKKTAPSELKLTCF